Proteins encoded by one window of Haematobia irritans isolate KBUSLIRL chromosome 2, ASM5000362v1, whole genome shotgun sequence:
- the LOC142224185 gene encoding trypsin-1-like — translation MWKLWNLILIPLIFGIVNIIVEVEAWQFAQGETMKPLPDGRIVGGVKINITDAPHQVSLQTRGHICGGSIISNQWILTAAHCTYGRSADELKVRLGSSVPNKGGELIDVEKIVQHEKFNISNVDYDYSLLKLNRTFELDETKQPVQLPESMANITDGTDCYVSGWGNTQNIFESREWLRQADVPIFNQEKCSMRYSIFGGITDRMLCAGHARGGKDACQGDSGGPLVTESRLLVGVVSWGFGCARPHYPGIYSRVAYVRDWIQEHSGV, via the exons ATGTGGAAATTATGGAATTTGATCCTTATTCCATTGATATTTGGAATTGTGAATATCATCGTTGAAGTTGAAGCTTGGCAATTCGCACAGGGGGAAACCATGAAGCCTTTACCAGACGGAAGAATAGTTGGTGGTGTAAAAATCAATATTACCGATGCTCCCCATCAGGTATCATTGCAAACCAGAGGCCACATATGTGGAGGTTCAATAATTTCCAATCAATGGATACTGACTGCAGCCCATTGCACGTA TGGCCGCTCTGCTGATGAACTTAAAGTACGCCTCGGCAGCAGTGTACCCAACAAAGGTGGAGAACTGATAGATGTCGAGAAAATTGTTCAACATGAAAAATTTAACATAAGCAATGTGGACTATGATTATTCGCTTTTAAAATTGAATCGTACATTTGAATTGGATGAAACGAAACAGCCAGTCCAACTACCCGAATCTATGGCCAACATAACCGATGGTACTGACTGCTATGTTAGCGGCTGGGGTAATACCCAAAACATTTTTGAGTCACGTGAATGGCTACGTCAAGCTGATGTTCCCATCTTTAATCAGGAGAAATGTTCCATGCGATATAGTATTTTTGGTGGTATAACTGATCGAATGCTATGTGCTGGCCATGCCCGAGGTGGTAAAGATGCTTGCCAAGGGGATTCTGGTGGTCCTTTAGTTACCGAATCCAGACTTCTGGTGGGTGTTGTCTCGTGGGGTTTTGGTTGTGCAAGACCACATTATCCGGGAATTTATTCAAGAGTTGCCTACGTTCGTGATTGGATTCAAGAGCATAGTGGTGTTTAA